A section of the Thermotoga caldifontis AZM44c09 genome encodes:
- a CDS encoding carbohydrate ABC transporter permease, with product MKKFFYALAFTAVSLWFLGPLFFIFLASLTPASDFYDWSKILPSRLTFEHIQKLLVNLGGWRALLTSVQVAGIAIGISFALGIPAGYALTRYRFRGKNMIKLVMLFTRSVPLVVIAVSLVTLYLRLNLADTVLGVGLAHAAMVLPFVVLITSSIFSGVFVEYEEAGMVFGLSRFGAFVRITMPLALPGLAASAIFAFIMSWNEVFAASVLAITNRTLPAHILSTAMASPDYFKFAAGTIMAVPALVFIFMIRKYLISMWGISLK from the coding sequence ATGAAAAAGTTCTTCTACGCGCTCGCTTTCACGGCGGTTTCTTTGTGGTTCCTTGGACCTCTGTTCTTCATATTCCTCGCATCTCTAACACCCGCTTCGGATTTCTACGACTGGAGCAAGATCCTCCCATCCAGACTCACCTTTGAACACATACAAAAACTGCTCGTGAACCTGGGCGGCTGGCGGGCGCTGCTCACGAGCGTGCAGGTGGCGGGCATAGCGATCGGAATTTCCTTCGCGCTCGGCATTCCTGCGGGATACGCCCTGACGCGTTACAGATTCCGTGGCAAAAACATGATAAAGCTCGTCATGCTCTTCACGAGATCGGTTCCTTTGGTTGTCATCGCTGTCTCGCTCGTGACGCTGTATCTGAGGTTGAACCTGGCTGATACAGTGCTCGGTGTGGGTCTCGCACACGCAGCCATGGTGCTTCCCTTCGTCGTGCTGATCACTTCGAGCATCTTCTCTGGGGTCTTCGTTGAGTACGAAGAAGCTGGCATGGTCTTCGGGCTTTCGAGGTTTGGAGCCTTCGTCAGGATCACGATGCCACTGGCGTTGCCAGGTCTTGCAGCGTCTGCAATCTTCGCGTTCATCATGTCGTGGAATGAGGTGTTCGCGGCCTCTGTGCTCGCGATAACGAACAGAACCTTGCCGGCACACATCCTCAGCACCGCGATGGCCTCTCCAGATTATTTCAAGTTCGCGGCCGGCACGATCATGGCCGTGCCCGCGCTGGTGTTCATATTCATGATCAGAAAATATCTGATCTCCATGTGGGGAATCTCGCTGAAGTAG